The Candidatus Saccharibacteria bacterium oral taxon 488 genome has a segment encoding these proteins:
- a CDS encoding DUF2207 domain-containing protein, whose translation MRRFFFGIVAVIVLLVGFGSTAQAANNFTISKYTVDMELGRDSEQRSTLRTKLTITADFPPRQNHGIAPVFVKQYDKHPTHFTLESVTDERGAPLEYRWHNDELRIGNKDTYVKGKKTYVITYTQRDVTKSYHDTGKQEFYWDAIGTAWQVPIQSASVTLKLSPELVAAKRTNLQCYQGRFGSNQRCEVREQGDTLTATARALPNQAGVTIAVGFAPGTFAAYQMSFMEQLIDWWAKLQLVLLAVALILVGVIIVAYYRSIGRRKELEPIPPEYLPPRGTSVTTSAKLVQPFHMVKGSVMAAQMIDLAVRHYIQVIEVKPRTTWRTAEYEVKVIQAPGKLLAEEQEMLRNIFGSLPRVGKRLNLKTLRNNAPYAARVRYSAKQMKGRLIDDYGLQAREPQHTRRFRRYAIIISIFAVLLLSPVLLVLAGMVFYLSFGKVLTDKGLALRRYLAGLKRYIGVAEVERLQMLQSPEGAEKVKVDAADEKQLVKLYERVLPYAVLFGQEKEWSAQLGKYYEQVGEQPDWYSGQGAFNAAVFSAGMSSLSSTAVSVSSFESSTGGSTGGGFAGGGGGGGGGGGW comes from the coding sequence ATGAGACGATTTTTCTTTGGGATAGTCGCGGTGATTGTGCTGTTGGTTGGGTTCGGGTCAACGGCACAGGCGGCAAATAATTTTACGATTAGTAAGTATACTGTCGACATGGAACTGGGGCGCGATAGTGAACAGCGTTCGACACTGCGTACTAAATTGACCATTACTGCAGATTTTCCGCCGCGGCAGAATCATGGCATTGCACCGGTGTTCGTCAAGCAGTATGATAAGCATCCGACTCACTTTACGCTGGAGTCAGTGACGGATGAGCGAGGTGCGCCGCTGGAGTATAGGTGGCATAATGATGAGCTGAGAATTGGCAATAAAGACACCTACGTCAAGGGCAAAAAGACCTATGTCATTACCTATACGCAGCGGGACGTGACGAAATCATATCACGATACGGGTAAACAGGAGTTTTATTGGGATGCGATCGGCACTGCTTGGCAGGTGCCAATTCAGTCAGCATCGGTGACGCTCAAGCTGAGTCCCGAGCTGGTGGCTGCTAAACGAACGAACCTCCAGTGTTATCAGGGTCGGTTTGGTAGTAATCAGCGCTGTGAGGTGCGTGAACAGGGTGATACGTTGACGGCAACAGCCCGCGCACTGCCAAATCAGGCGGGCGTGACGATCGCGGTCGGATTTGCACCGGGGACATTTGCGGCGTATCAGATGTCATTCATGGAACAGCTGATTGATTGGTGGGCGAAATTACAATTGGTGTTGCTGGCGGTGGCGCTGATATTGGTGGGGGTGATCATCGTGGCTTATTATCGGTCGATTGGTCGCCGTAAAGAACTGGAGCCAATTCCGCCAGAGTATTTGCCACCGCGAGGTACGAGCGTGACGACGTCGGCCAAGCTGGTGCAGCCGTTTCATATGGTCAAGGGGTCGGTGATGGCGGCACAAATGATAGACCTGGCGGTGCGCCACTACATTCAGGTTATTGAGGTGAAGCCGCGTACGACATGGCGAACAGCCGAGTACGAAGTGAAAGTGATACAAGCTCCGGGCAAACTCCTGGCCGAGGAGCAAGAAATGCTGAGGAATATATTTGGCTCCTTGCCGAGAGTTGGTAAGCGGTTAAATCTAAAAACGCTGCGTAACAATGCGCCATACGCAGCGCGAGTACGCTACAGCGCAAAGCAAATGAAAGGGCGGCTCATTGACGACTATGGTTTGCAAGCGCGCGAGCCGCAGCATACCCGACGATTTCGACGGTACGCGATAATTATCAGTATTTTTGCGGTGCTGTTGTTGTCGCCGGTGCTCTTGGTGTTGGCGGGGATGGTGTTTTATCTGTCGTTTGGTAAGGTGCTGACCGACAAGGGTCTGGCGCTCAGGCGGTATCTGGCGGGCCTGAAAAGGTATATTGGCGTGGCTGAGGTCGAGCGTTTGCAGATGCTGCAGAGTCCAGAGGGCGCGGAAAAAGTAAAGGTTGACGCGGCTGATGAGAAACAGCTGGTGAAATTGTACGAGCGGGTACTGCCGTACGCGGTGTTGTTTGGACAGGAAAAAGAGTGGAGTGCGCAGCTGGGCAAGTACTATGAGCAGGTCGGCGAGCAACCGGATTGGTACAGTGGCCAAGGTGCGTTTAATGCGGCAGTATTTTCGGCAGGAATGAGTAGTTTGTCGAGTACGGCCGTAAGCGTCAGCTCCTTTGAATCCTCGACGGGTGGCTCAACTGGCGGCGGCTTCGCTGGTGGCGGCGGAGGTGGCGGCGGAGGCGGCGGCTGGTAA
- a CDS encoding DUF21 domain-containing protein yields the protein MSDVLLLAMAAVLLVLSGSFSGLNIGLMMARPDDLRRKARQGDAIAARVYRYRKDGYYLIFCILLGNVGVNTAMSILLGNMTNGVIGGLIATLLITMFGEILPQAIFTQRGYRFVRHFFWLLDVIYVLFWPLARPMSKLLNRWVGKEAPQLYSHQELEQIIHEHAERSDSPVDYDESRIAAGALQFSKKTAGDLVTPMDEVFTVDLDDELDATLLAQIKHAGHSRIPVRDDERLVGILYIKDVAGRELPLPVSQLYRDKIHDIDARSRLDTVLSRFIQTRNHLFVVMDDETELGIITLEDVIEEILDQEIEDEYDEVR from the coding sequence GTGTCTGATGTTTTATTATTGGCGATGGCGGCGGTGCTGCTGGTGCTGTCGGGGTCGTTTTCAGGTCTTAATATTGGGTTGATGATGGCACGGCCGGATGATTTGCGGCGTAAGGCCCGGCAGGGCGACGCAATCGCTGCACGAGTCTACCGCTACCGCAAAGACGGCTATTACCTGATTTTTTGTATCTTGCTGGGTAATGTTGGCGTCAATACGGCAATGTCAATTCTACTGGGCAATATGACGAACGGCGTGATTGGCGGGTTGATTGCCACGTTGCTGATTACGATGTTTGGCGAGATTTTACCGCAGGCGATTTTTACTCAGCGCGGCTATCGTTTTGTGCGGCATTTCTTTTGGCTACTGGATGTGATTTATGTGCTATTTTGGCCGCTGGCCCGGCCGATGTCTAAGCTGCTCAATCGCTGGGTAGGCAAGGAAGCACCGCAGCTGTACTCACACCAAGAGCTAGAGCAGATTATTCACGAACATGCTGAGCGGTCGGATAGCCCGGTTGACTATGACGAAAGTCGGATCGCGGCGGGAGCGCTGCAATTTAGTAAAAAGACGGCTGGTGATTTGGTAACGCCGATGGATGAGGTATTTACCGTGGATCTGGATGATGAACTGGACGCCACGCTACTAGCGCAGATTAAACACGCTGGACATTCGCGGATCCCGGTGCGTGATGATGAGCGGCTGGTGGGGATTTTATATATCAAGGATGTGGCGGGGCGCGAGCTGCCGCTGCCAGTCAGTCAACTGTATCGAGACAAGATTCATGATATCGACGCGCGGTCGCGGCTGGACACAGTGCTCAGCCGATTTATCCAAACCCGCAATCATTTGTTTGTGGTGATGGATGATGAAACGGAGCTGGGGATTATCACGCTGGAGGACGTGATCGAAGAGATTTTAGACCAGGAGATTGAGGACGAGTACGACGAAGTACGATAA
- a CDS encoding FtsX-like permease family protein: MRRIDIIKRAGRNLRQSKGRTILTSLAISVGAFTIGLALMAGEGGRLYTNSIVDAAGDKKVIMVGKKVESEKKDQLPEYGNSAEEADKNKASAARSKYVLNDKDLEKIRQTPHVKTVTPAYSTDGVAYAKSSANGKKFALTVAVKMDSTRAELAAGSLEGFMPKPGEIIIPEAYVKQLGFKDAQSAIGQTITLGVRSAARGGNVAKEVSFKIAAVDKKSDTILFYEPMLRISTADAKAIYEFSHNKSQPHQYSTAIALVDDEKNVDAAKDVIGKDYNAYSIQDIRKALLTMVNVAQVALAGFGGLALLASVFGIINTMYISVLERTSQIGLMKALGMRGRDIGKLFRYEAAWVGLLGGLIGVGLASLVTLLNPVITSALKLGVGTNLLVINPLQIGLLVIGLVVMAIISGWLPSRKATKLDPIEALRTE, encoded by the coding sequence ATGAGGAGAATCGACATCATTAAGCGGGCGGGGCGGAATCTTCGCCAGTCAAAGGGTCGGACAATTTTGACATCGCTGGCGATTTCGGTCGGGGCGTTTACGATTGGCTTGGCGCTGATGGCTGGCGAGGGTGGCCGTTTGTATACCAATAGCATAGTCGATGCGGCTGGTGACAAGAAAGTGATTATGGTTGGTAAAAAAGTTGAATCCGAAAAGAAGGATCAATTACCAGAATATGGCAATTCGGCAGAAGAAGCTGACAAAAATAAAGCATCGGCGGCGCGCAGCAAATATGTGCTCAACGACAAGGACTTGGAAAAAATCCGACAAACGCCGCATGTAAAAACGGTAACACCAGCATATTCAACTGATGGCGTGGCCTATGCCAAGAGCTCGGCGAATGGTAAGAAATTTGCGCTGACTGTGGCTGTTAAAATGGACAGTACTCGGGCAGAATTGGCGGCAGGGTCACTGGAAGGTTTCATGCCAAAGCCGGGTGAGATTATCATCCCGGAGGCTTATGTCAAGCAACTGGGCTTCAAGGACGCGCAGTCGGCAATTGGTCAGACGATAACCTTGGGTGTGCGTAGCGCAGCGCGGGGCGGCAATGTCGCCAAAGAGGTGTCGTTCAAGATTGCGGCGGTGGACAAAAAATCAGACACCATTTTGTTTTATGAACCAATGCTGAGAATTTCGACGGCTGATGCTAAAGCTATTTACGAATTCAGCCATAATAAGAGTCAGCCACATCAGTATTCAACGGCGATTGCTTTGGTGGATGACGAGAAAAATGTTGATGCTGCTAAAGATGTGATTGGCAAAGACTATAACGCGTACTCAATTCAGGATATTCGGAAGGCGCTACTAACGATGGTTAATGTAGCGCAGGTGGCACTGGCAGGATTCGGCGGCTTGGCGCTGCTCGCCAGTGTATTCGGGATTATTAACACTATGTACATTTCGGTACTGGAGCGAACTAGCCAAATTGGCTTGATGAAGGCGTTGGGGATGCGCGGCCGCGATATTGGTAAATTATTCCGCTACGAGGCGGCATGGGTTGGTTTGCTGGGTGGTTTGATTGGCGTCGGACTGGCAAGTTTGGTGACGCTGCTGAATCCAGTAATTACCAGTGCCTTAAAATTAGGCGTTGGCACGAATCTTCTAGTAATTAATCCGCTGCAAATCGGACTGTTGGTAATCGGACTGGTGGTGATGGCAATAATTTCTGGCTGGTTGCCAAGCCGCAAAGCAACAAAATTAGACCCAATTGAGGCGTTAAGGACGGAATAG
- a CDS encoding ATP-binding cassette domain-containing protein: MIELKNVTKVYGKKKNQFTALKNVSLTIPTGASVAILGKSGSGKSTLMHAISGLDKPQKGQVIIDGQDILQLKSKHVDEFRAKKIGFIFQSFFVQGNESVVDNVSLPLEIARLPRKKRAHKINAALKAVDLYDKRKNRAKDLSGGQKQRLAIARAIVGDPQIIFADEPTGNLDSETGAKVEGLLFDYNKQKGVTLIVVTHDVDLAKKCDYQIIIKDGRIEKSTVPGGIRHGR; the protein is encoded by the coding sequence ATGATTGAACTGAAAAATGTGACAAAAGTTTACGGTAAAAAGAAAAACCAATTTACGGCGCTGAAAAATGTCAGCTTGACCATCCCGACGGGCGCCAGCGTGGCAATCCTCGGTAAATCTGGTTCAGGAAAATCGACGCTGATGCATGCTATCTCGGGTTTGGATAAGCCGCAAAAAGGTCAAGTTATCATTGACGGACAAGATATCTTGCAACTAAAGTCAAAGCATGTCGATGAGTTTCGCGCCAAGAAAATCGGTTTTATCTTTCAGAGCTTTTTTGTCCAAGGCAATGAGAGCGTGGTTGACAACGTCAGTTTGCCGCTGGAAATTGCGCGGCTGCCGCGGAAAAAACGAGCGCATAAAATCAATGCAGCGCTTAAGGCGGTGGACTTGTACGACAAGCGCAAGAATCGCGCCAAAGACCTGTCGGGCGGGCAAAAGCAGCGTTTGGCAATCGCCCGGGCGATTGTCGGCGATCCGCAAATCATCTTTGCTGACGAGCCGACCGGCAACCTGGACAGCGAAACTGGCGCTAAGGTGGAAGGATTGCTATTTGATTATAATAAGCAAAAGGGTGTCACGCTGATTGTAGTGACACACGACGTCGACCTGGCGAAGAAATGCGATTATCAGATCATCATTAAAGACGGTCGGATTGAAAAATCAACCGTGCCAGGAGGGATAAGGCATGGACGTTAG
- a CDS encoding PadR family transcriptional regulator, whose translation MDVSAYAESLAIQLRKGFLVYCVLLVCAKQPQYTGDIVKQLSESELMVVEGTIYPLLSRLQKYGYLKHEWQESEQGPPRKYYSLTDVGAQLVDELKNRIKMLNTSLKNLEKGAKR comes from the coding sequence ATGGACGTTAGTGCTTACGCGGAGAGTTTGGCGATTCAACTGCGCAAAGGTTTTTTGGTCTACTGTGTGCTGCTGGTTTGTGCCAAACAACCGCAATATACCGGCGACATCGTCAAGCAATTGAGCGAGTCGGAGCTGATGGTGGTTGAGGGGACAATTTACCCGCTGCTCAGCCGCTTGCAGAAATATGGCTATCTCAAGCACGAATGGCAAGAGAGCGAACAGGGGCCGCCGCGCAAATATTATTCGCTCACTGACGTGGGCGCGCAGCTGGTGGATGAATTGAAAAATCGTATCAAAATGTTGAACACTTCGCTAAAAAATCTCGAGAAAGGAGCCAAGCGATGA
- a CDS encoding PspC domain-containing protein, with product MKEITRIHLAKTPFSVEVDAKKSLEKYLNLIQKNMHAEPEAMREIEARMVELLAERGVAKDGVISHDDVLAVQKQMGEPRDFSDDDETVETDDEPERSERSERRLMRDTEHSLIGGVCAGIAAYWGTNPLWVRLLFIFSPFITFGAAVLIYIVMWLSVPEARTASDKLQMRGKAVTFDSLKRQASRNEPSVGRNSNTGHTAAKVFRFILGVGILMVTLGLLVALIVGAVSGIAVIGLLDGLYAQSWAWGLWVSLFIGGVAAVWLGAILSHGVFTWTLKRLSVIMMVVALIVGALSVSGMTLFGVGMANELARDEERLTKIVPVELPSDMKGVKYVHVEGEDVSLHFGDTTRGDIKVELRYIDLKGKRQQPKVSAVRDGDKLVLRVENQRNRCRTTWFGLSPELDVNCFGFVRLHVSGPLSPSPAPQSSDA from the coding sequence ATGAAAGAAATAACCAGAATTCATTTGGCAAAGACGCCGTTTAGCGTGGAAGTTGATGCTAAAAAATCATTGGAAAAATACCTGAATTTAATTCAGAAAAACATGCACGCCGAGCCAGAGGCTATGCGGGAAATCGAAGCGCGAATGGTGGAGCTTTTGGCGGAGCGCGGCGTGGCAAAGGACGGCGTGATCAGTCACGACGACGTCCTGGCGGTGCAGAAACAAATGGGCGAACCGCGTGATTTTTCGGACGATGACGAGACGGTGGAGACCGATGACGAGCCCGAGCGTTCAGAGCGTTCGGAGCGACGGCTGATGCGCGATACGGAACATTCGCTAATTGGTGGCGTATGTGCAGGCATTGCTGCCTATTGGGGAACCAATCCCTTGTGGGTACGATTATTGTTCATTTTCTCGCCATTTATTACCTTTGGTGCAGCGGTACTGATTTATATTGTGATGTGGCTGTCAGTTCCAGAGGCGCGGACTGCCTCTGATAAGCTCCAGATGCGAGGCAAGGCGGTAACGTTTGATTCGCTGAAGCGTCAGGCCAGTCGGAATGAGCCATCCGTAGGGCGGAATAGTAACACGGGTCATACGGCAGCAAAAGTATTTCGATTTATTCTTGGGGTTGGTATTCTCATGGTAACACTGGGGCTGTTGGTGGCGCTGATCGTGGGGGCGGTCAGTGGCATCGCGGTGATTGGTTTGCTGGATGGGCTTTATGCGCAGTCGTGGGCGTGGGGTCTATGGGTGTCCTTATTTATTGGCGGTGTAGCGGCGGTGTGGCTGGGCGCGATATTGAGCCACGGTGTTTTTACGTGGACGTTAAAGCGACTATCGGTGATTATGATGGTGGTGGCGCTGATCGTAGGGGCGCTGTCGGTTTCAGGGATGACGCTGTTTGGTGTAGGTATGGCGAATGAGCTAGCACGTGACGAGGAGCGCTTGACAAAAATCGTGCCGGTTGAATTGCCAAGTGATATGAAGGGCGTGAAATATGTCCATGTCGAGGGTGAGGATGTGTCGTTACATTTTGGGGATACGACCCGAGGTGATATCAAGGTTGAGCTGCGCTATATAGACCTCAAGGGCAAGCGCCAGCAACCGAAGGTGTCGGCGGTGCGTGATGGTGATAAGCTCGTGCTCAGAGTTGAAAACCAGCGTAATCGCTGTCGCACGACGTGGTTTGGCCTCTCGCCGGAGCTTGATGTCAACTGCTTCGGGTTTGTGCGGCTGCATGTGTCCGGGCCGCTGTCGCCATCGCCCGCACCACAATCAAGTGACGCATAG
- a CDS encoding undecaprenyl-diphosphate phosphatase, with the protein MAWWQAIILGIVEGVTEFLPVSSTGHLTIVEKLMGMRIDDSSLTAFTAVIQVGAILAAIIYFWSDIWRVLSAWWRGLWWKRARRQFDYVYGWAIIIGSVPIAVIGLLFKDQVETVLRSLWFVAVALIGWSLVMWWADKRSEKASHRSEQQTTWRDTLAIGVGQCLALIPGISRSGATISVGLLRGFDRVTVTKLSFFLGIPALVAAGLLEMLTASKHIAGGVGWTATGLATIVSFVVGYLAISWLLKFVARNDFSLFIWYRVGLGGLIIVLLMSGAISAV; encoded by the coding sequence GTGGCGTGGTGGCAAGCGATCATCCTCGGTATTGTTGAAGGCGTGACAGAGTTTCTGCCGGTTTCTTCGACGGGACATTTGACGATCGTCGAGAAGTTGATGGGGATGAGAATTGATGATTCGAGTCTGACGGCGTTCACGGCAGTAATTCAGGTCGGCGCGATCTTGGCAGCGATTATCTATTTCTGGAGCGATATCTGGCGGGTGCTAAGCGCGTGGTGGCGCGGTCTGTGGTGGAAGCGGGCGCGACGACAGTTTGATTATGTGTATGGCTGGGCGATTATCATCGGTTCGGTGCCGATCGCAGTGATTGGACTACTGTTTAAGGATCAGGTCGAGACGGTGCTGCGTAGTTTGTGGTTTGTGGCGGTGGCGTTGATCGGCTGGAGCCTGGTGATGTGGTGGGCTGATAAGCGTTCAGAAAAGGCCAGTCACCGCAGCGAGCAGCAAACGACGTGGCGAGATACGCTGGCGATTGGTGTGGGGCAGTGCCTGGCCTTGATACCGGGTATCAGTCGGTCGGGAGCAACGATCTCGGTGGGGCTGCTGCGGGGATTTGACCGAGTGACGGTGACGAAGTTGAGCTTTTTCCTCGGTATCCCGGCGCTGGTGGCGGCTGGGCTGCTGGAGATGCTGACCGCCTCAAAGCACATTGCCGGCGGTGTCGGCTGGACAGCGACGGGGCTTGCGACAATTGTGTCGTTTGTGGTCGGCTACCTTGCGATATCGTGGCTGCTTAAGTTTGTGGCGCGGAATGACTTCTCGTTATTTATTTGGTATCGAGTCGGGCTGGGCGGCCTGATCATTGTTTTGCTGATGAGCGGCGCGATCAGTGCGGTTTAG
- a CDS encoding collagen-like protein, with product MNTGQRGANGRDGANGKNGATGPKGDTGATGAQGPAGPRGQKGDKGEKGDANGIVGPAGPQGPKGDTGQQGQKGDKGDAGAKGEKGDAGAKGEKGEKGDKGDTGAVGAQGQKGDAGNDGREIELQKTALYIQWRYRGDATWHNLIALSDLKGPKGDKGDTGPQGATGAQGAQGAQGPAGAQGQKGETGPAGPQGPAGPQGQKGEKGEKGNDGPQGPAGPQGAKGDTGPIGPAGPQGLKGAKGDTGATGAQGQKGDKGDTGPVGPQGLPGPQGIPGVKGDKGDTGPAGPQGLQGAKGDKGEPGAKGETGPAGPQGAKGDAGAPGAKGPKGDAGPQGQKGDKGEKGEAGANATVNVTNSTQPCSTKLNVTGNGTPNIGLTFTGSNIPAGGSIGQVLMKKSAADCDVAWRSLPQETMFAGSIGVGNGNITAVNINADTYTAIPMTTITTNTGGGTWDPVNHTYTIPSDGVYFIRSSIRTVDNSPMRNIYQIVNDVNGDRPEGTWSSNQAGVRRSTLPYSRMMRATAGTKLKLIVVSDLQSVQLSDASLTITKLSN from the coding sequence GTGAACACAGGGCAGCGTGGAGCCAATGGCCGTGATGGGGCGAATGGTAAAAACGGTGCGACCGGGCCAAAGGGCGATACCGGCGCGACCGGTGCTCAGGGTCCAGCTGGTCCACGGGGCCAAAAGGGTGACAAGGGTGAGAAGGGTGATGCCAACGGTATCGTCGGTCCGGCTGGCCCACAGGGTCCCAAAGGTGACACCGGCCAGCAAGGACAAAAAGGTGACAAAGGCGATGCCGGTGCTAAAGGCGAAAAGGGAGACGCTGGTGCTAAAGGTGAAAAGGGTGAAAAAGGTGACAAAGGTGACACTGGTGCAGTGGGCGCCCAAGGCCAAAAGGGCGATGCCGGTAATGATGGACGAGAGATTGAGCTACAGAAAACTGCACTATATATACAGTGGCGCTACAGAGGCGATGCCACTTGGCATAACCTCATCGCATTGTCTGATCTAAAGGGCCCGAAGGGTGACAAAGGTGATACCGGTCCACAGGGTGCAACGGGTGCCCAGGGCGCACAAGGTGCTCAGGGGCCTGCCGGTGCCCAAGGCCAAAAGGGTGAAACTGGCCCTGCCGGCCCGCAAGGCCCAGCTGGTCCCCAAGGCCAAAAAGGCGAGAAAGGTGAAAAAGGTAATGATGGCCCACAAGGTCCTGCAGGTCCTCAGGGAGCCAAAGGTGATACCGGTCCAATCGGTCCCGCCGGCCCGCAAGGACTCAAAGGCGCTAAAGGTGATACTGGAGCGACAGGCGCTCAAGGTCAAAAAGGCGACAAGGGCGACACCGGCCCAGTAGGTCCTCAGGGCCTGCCCGGCCCCCAGGGTATACCAGGTGTTAAGGGGGATAAAGGTGACACTGGTCCAGCGGGGCCACAGGGTCTTCAGGGTGCTAAGGGTGACAAAGGCGAGCCAGGGGCTAAGGGTGAAACTGGCCCTGCCGGCCCACAAGGGGCCAAGGGAGATGCCGGTGCACCTGGAGCTAAAGGTCCGAAGGGCGACGCTGGTCCCCAAGGACAAAAAGGTGATAAAGGTGAAAAGGGTGAAGCTGGTGCAAATGCAACAGTCAATGTGACAAATAGTACTCAGCCATGTTCGACCAAACTCAACGTTACGGGCAATGGTACACCAAATATTGGACTGACGTTTACCGGATCAAATATTCCGGCTGGTGGGTCAATTGGTCAGGTACTGATGAAAAAATCGGCGGCAGATTGTGATGTTGCGTGGAGAAGTTTGCCGCAAGAAACGATGTTTGCTGGCTCGATCGGTGTCGGTAATGGTAACATCACGGCGGTGAATATTAATGCTGACACTTATACAGCCATTCCGATGACAACGATCACCACGAATACCGGCGGTGGCACCTGGGATCCAGTGAATCACACGTATACCATTCCAAGCGACGGTGTATATTTCATCCGTTCCAGTATTCGTACCGTTGACAACTCGCCGATGCGTAACATTTACCAAATTGTTAATGATGTGAACGGTGATCGTCCAGAGGGCACGTGGTCGTCTAATCAAGCCGGTGTTCGTCGTTCGACACTGCCGTATTCACGGATGATGCGGGCCACGGCTGGCACCAAACTAAAGTTGATCGTCGTATCAGACCTCCAGAGTGTGCAACTCAGCGACGCAAGCCTGACAATCACCAAGCTTTCAAACTAG
- the serS gene encoding serine--tRNA ligase codes for MLDIRFIRDNAEAVQTAAKHKGCDVSIATLLQLDDERREAQRQVDELRQQRNEIAAQMKGGKPEPGLIEQGKAIKAKLSGLETRLSEIEERYTALLKQVPNMPHADVPVGLSEDENVEVKVVGDIPTFDFAPKNHYEIAEAKGWLDKERAAKVAGARFAYIMGDLVLLQQAIIQFVITSLTNPAVIKEIAEKAGLDVNTKPFTPVLPPLMIRTEPYDQMDRLQPSDDRYKIEGEELWLQGSAEHVLGSMHAGEIFDAKQLPLRYLGFATSFRKEAGTYGKDMEGLIRMHQFDKLEMESFTEAKDSYSEHLLFIAIQEWLLAQLKLPYHVLMKCTADIGKPNARGVDMEVWLPGQDKYRETHTADYMTDYQARRLMTRVRTDNGVELIHTNDATAFALGRCMVAIIENYQTAEGDVVVPEVLRPYMNGREMI; via the coding sequence ATGTTAGATATTCGCTTTATTCGAGATAACGCCGAGGCAGTGCAGACTGCGGCGAAACACAAGGGGTGTGACGTGTCTATTGCGACATTGTTGCAATTAGACGACGAGCGTCGTGAGGCGCAGCGGCAGGTTGATGAGTTGCGCCAGCAGCGTAATGAGATTGCTGCGCAGATGAAGGGAGGCAAGCCTGAGCCGGGTCTGATTGAGCAGGGCAAGGCGATCAAGGCTAAGCTGAGTGGGCTCGAGACTCGGCTGAGCGAGATCGAGGAACGATACACGGCACTACTAAAGCAGGTTCCTAATATGCCGCACGCCGATGTACCAGTTGGTCTGAGTGAGGATGAAAACGTTGAAGTAAAGGTCGTCGGTGATATTCCAACCTTTGATTTTGCGCCGAAAAATCACTACGAAATCGCCGAGGCAAAAGGCTGGCTCGATAAAGAGCGGGCCGCCAAGGTTGCTGGTGCTCGTTTTGCTTATATCATGGGGGATTTGGTGTTGTTGCAACAGGCGATTATCCAGTTTGTGATCACATCTCTCACGAACCCAGCGGTGATCAAAGAGATCGCCGAAAAGGCTGGCCTTGATGTCAATACAAAACCATTCACCCCAGTGCTGCCGCCACTGATGATCCGCACCGAACCGTATGATCAGATGGATCGCCTCCAGCCGAGTGACGATCGCTACAAGATCGAGGGCGAGGAATTATGGCTCCAGGGAAGTGCTGAGCATGTGCTCGGCAGCATGCACGCGGGTGAGATCTTTGACGCCAAGCAGTTACCGCTACGATACTTGGGTTTTGCGACTAGCTTTCGAAAAGAGGCGGGGACCTATGGCAAGGATATGGAGGGGCTGATCCGGATGCATCAGTTCGACAAGCTCGAGATGGAGAGTTTCACCGAGGCTAAGGACAGCTATAGCGAGCATCTCCTATTTATTGCCATCCAAGAGTGGTTGTTGGCCCAGCTGAAGTTGCCATACCACGTGCTGATGAAATGTACGGCCGATATTGGTAAGCCAAATGCGCGCGGTGTTGACATGGAAGTCTGGCTACCGGGTCAGGACAAGTACCGCGAGACGCATACCGCTGACTACATGACTGATTATCAGGCACGCCGCTTGATGACGCGGGTGCGTACGGATAACGGGGTTGAATTGATCCACACGAATGACGCGACGGCCTTTGCGCTGGGGCGCTGTATGGTGGCGATTATTGAGAATTACCAGACCGCCGAGGGTGATGTAGTGGTGCCAGAAGTACTTCGTCCATATATGAATGGCCGCGAGATGATATAA
- the raiA gene encoding ribosome-associated translation inhibitor RaiA, producing MIKDITITGVKYELTDTTKKYVERKIGALGKYLPRHARKSATADVKIKQIDHPGGNKYEVEVIINVPDKKITAKDSTMNVLAAVDIVEAKLNGQLRKYKDDVLAHVGSSRSVLARFKRGFQREQ from the coding sequence ATGATCAAAGATATTACCATTACTGGCGTCAAATACGAATTGACAGACACCACAAAGAAATACGTCGAGCGCAAAATTGGCGCGTTGGGCAAGTACTTGCCGCGGCATGCCCGCAAGAGCGCTACCGCTGATGTAAAGATCAAGCAGATTGATCATCCTGGCGGCAACAAGTACGAGGTTGAGGTGATTATCAATGTGCCAGACAAGAAAATCACCGCTAAAGATTCGACAATGAACGTGCTAGCAGCAGTGGATATCGTTGAGGCGAAGCTGAATGGGCAGCTACGTAAGTATAAGGATGATGTGTTGGCGCACGTTGGCAGCAGCCGCAGCGTACTGGCACGGTTCAAGCGCGGTTTCCAGCGCGAGCAGTAG